The stretch of DNA CACAAAAGCCAATTATACCCAGCATAAACTTGGGATAAGGCTTTTCTTCTTCAACAACTGTTTTTTTACTTTTGAAAAGCTCTGGAAGATTGGCCAATAGGAAAAATGCAACGATTAACTGAAGGTAATCAGGATTGACATATTTGATCATCCAGGCACCTGCCAGTACAGCCGGAATAGAAAAAGGCACAAACCAAAAGAATATCTTCCATTGGATATGCTTTTTAAAGACAGCAATCCTTGATGCCGAACTGGTAAAAGTTCCTATGGTTAATGAAAAAGGAACAACAGAACTGGGTAATAACAGATTAAGAATTGGAATTAATATTAAACTCGCCCCACCACCACAAATAGCACTAATCCAAAATGCTATGATAGCTCCTACAAATAAAAGAATGATATTGAAAGTCATGTTTTAAAATTGAATTGATCAGAAATTTTTTACCAGCCCTATCCCTACGTTTCCCTGTTGGTAAAAAGGCATCATCATTGTTTGGGATTTTTCTTTTTTTCCTCTTAAAATTTTGTTGATTTTAGGATATAGCCAGTATGCGAGTTCGGTGGATAAAATTCCAAAGCCTGCTCCTCCTACGACATCACCAAACCAATGTTTGTTATTCAACATCCGGTATACACCCGTAAAAACAGCAAATGAATATCCTGAGATTCCCAACCAAAAATTGGTGTCTTTGTATTCTCTAAACATAAACTGGGCAGAAGCAAAGGCCATCGCTGTATGCCCTGAAGGGAAGGAAAGATTGTTGGAACCGTCCGGCCTTTCTTCTTGGGTTATATGCTTAAGGGGTACAACCATTGCAGAAGAGATCAGTAAAGAAGTTCCGTAAATAATACTGCGATCGCGGAAATTATGTTTTCCCTTTATTCCTAAAGCATTTAAACCATATACAAGAGCTGCAGGAGCAAACTGAGAATAATTATCCAATTGGATAGGATCAGGTTTGTGTTCGCTGATTTCATACTGGGTTGAAGAGTTCAGTTGTTGAAGTCCTTTTATACTTAGGCTTGCAATACCATAAGAAATTAATGCAGCAGGTATAATCAGTTTTTTATAGGTTAATCGGTGACTGGTATCATTGATATCCGCAGGGGCTGAACTTATGACACTATCTTGAGGAGACGTAACCAATAAGCTGTCCTGAGCTTTTATATTTTGAAAGCCTATACAAATTAAAACCAGACTGATGAATATATGTTTCATTGGGTTATTTTATTTGACTTAAAACTTATAACTGTACCCTAATCTGATGACCTGTGTTTCATAGTAATCATCACTTGTATATCTAAATCCTGCACCCTGGATCTGTTTTTTTATAACCATGGTATTCAATAAATCAGAAGCATTGAGAAAAACTTCTCCCTTACCATTCTGTATTGATTTTTTTGCACCAAGATCCATTGAAAATCTTGAGCCTATTTTTCCTTGCGGAATAATATCCGGAGCCAAATATACCATCGTTAACTGCGCATTAATTCCTTTAGAAAACTTGAAAATATTGTTCAGTTTTACATTTCCTGAAACTGCAGACTGCTGATCTGCAGAAAATACATTAGGCTGAGGATACAGATTTTCAACACTAAATGCATTGATTTGGTTGCGGTAAATATTTCCATTGATATTAAAAGAATATACCGTGGATACTTTCTGATTCCAGATCGCTTCAAGCCCTGAATTATAACTTTTTCCTGCATTTTGAAATATAGCATATATCAGAGTACTTTCAGGAACAATACTGGAAATTCTGGTAATCGTTCCATTGGAAAAACGATGATAGATGGAAGAGTACAGGTATCCGCTATCCCAATTGTATTTATGGCCTAACTCTATAGAGTTGGTAAACTGTGGTCTGAGTCCCGGGTTTCCTACTTTAATGATTTCAGCATCATCATACTTAGGGAAAATTCTGATATCCACTTCATTCGGACGGTCTACTCTTCTGTTATAAAATATAGAAAACTTATTACGATCATTAAGCTTATAGGCTACTCTCAGATTCGGAAACGGCTGAGTGTAGTTGTACCCATCGCTTGAATAAGTTGGATGATTAGGGTTAACATCGTACTGAATTCTTACATACTCCATTCTAAGCCCAAGTTCCGCCTCCCATTTTTTGTTTTCAAAAATATAGTTTCCGTATACAGCAGGAATTAATTCCCTGTAATTAGCCCAGCCCCCTGCATTCGCATCGATCACAGAATTGGTTCCGGGCATAAAGTTCATATTGGTAGGAATACTTCTGTTTCTCAGTTTAATCCCGGCCTCAATACGTCCGTATTTGAGAGGTTTTACGTAATCAATATTGAAATCATAAACCTGTTCATCCGACAGAAGTTTAAAAGCATCGGTCCCTGAAGATGCCGGCAGAAAATTATCATAGAAATATTTTTCATCTTCCCTGTGGAAAGTATAATTAAAGCCAATATTTAATAAATGTCCGGCCTCCTTGAATTTATGCTGATAGGCCGCTGTGGCCATTACAGTAGTTTTCAGCTCATCTTCCAGAAACTGCCATAAGCGGAGTCTTTGTGATAAATTGCCATTAAAAAATGGCTGGTCTCCCCGATCGGTAATTTTTTCACTTCCATACATCCCTGAAACAGTTAATGTATTCTGGCTGTCGATGTTCCAGTCTATTCCTGCTTTTGTTGTCAGAAAATTGGTATTTCTGTTTCTTTTGAGCTGTGAATTGATAACTGTTCCATTATCATAAGTACGAGTTACAAATTCATTTTTATTAAGTGTTTCCGTATATAAGTTATCAGCCTGCAGGAAAACATTAATCTTATCTTTTCTGTAATTCAGAGAAACAGAAGGATTTATTTTCGGGGTTGAAGTATATTGAGGACGAATGGTTGGCAAATTACCCTTTCTTTCCCAAAGAGATCCTAATCCTAAAGTTAATCCTACTTTACCATTCCAGCCGTTTTGCTTGTTTTTCTTCATGATAATATTAATAATTCCGGCATTTCCATTCGCATCATACTTTGAAGACGGATTGTTAATGATTTCAATTTTATCAATGGCTGAAGAAGGAATGTTATCTAGTCCGGTCTGGCTTCCAAACCCCGTTAATGCAGTTTGTTTTCCGTCTATTAAAACCGTTACCTTATCATTTCCGCGTAGTTGTACCTTACCATCCTGTACGGTAATTCCCGGAAGATTCTGTATACTTTGAAGTACGGAGCCTCCACTCTGGCTGATATTATCAGCTACAGAATAGGTCTTTTTATCAAGCTGATTACTTATCTCACTCTTTTTATTAGCTGTCATTATCACCTCTTCAATTTTTGCTTCCCTGGCATTATTGTTCAATCCCATTTCTATTGGTGGGATATCCAGAAATTCGGAAAGACTTCCCACAAAAAGAACCTGTGTATGTGTTGTATACCCCGGAACAGAAGCTTCTACCAGATAACTTCCGGGTTTCACGTCTGTGAGAGAGTATCTGCCCTCTTCATTAGTGATGGTTCCGGATACAAATACACTGTCTTTTGCCGATTTCAGCATAATATTGGTATAGGGTAATGCAGATTTTCCGGCAGAGGTTACCATCCCTGAAACAGTCACCGATGATACCTGGGCTGTAGCTGCGGAAGAAAATAACATAACCATTAAGAAGAAAAATAACAGCTTGAATCTATTCATTATATTTTGTGTTTAGTCTTTAATTTCTTTTATAAAATTTCCTTGAGTATCAAAAATCAAATCCATTCCATTAACTTCAGCTTCATAAGTCTCAACTCCTTTTGAATCTGTAATTTTTGCAGCTTCTTTTATTTTATGATCAGGATATTTTTTCAGAATAAATTCTCTGGCAGGAACCGGAAGATCTTTGATATGAACAGGAACTTCCGTTTCTATAATATTTCCTGAAGCATTTAAAAGAACAGAATAAATTATCCCTTTCGACTGAAATCCGGCTTCATAATTTTCTTTTTCCTTTTCCCATTTCACATTTTTAAGATCAGGAAACTGTTTCTTTAAAGCAGACTGTACAGAAGCAGGAATCTCTTTTTGCTGGATCTTTTGTGCTTTCATGACAACCGTACCTGCAACGATAGTCAATAGCATGATTAATTTTTTCATTGTATTTAATTTTTATTCTGATACAATGATCGGACATGATTTAGAAGAAATTTAGAATTTTTGATTCTGGGGATTTAATATCACTGTTTTTTTATGTGAAATCATAACCATTACAACAAGTAACACTACAGAGACCATTGATGCATTCAGTGTTCCCAGATTCAGACCTCCACTTGAAAGAGGCTTGGTAAGAAAATCTCCGAAAGTAGCTCCAAAAGGTCTTGTAAAAACAAAAGCAATCCAGAACAGTAGGACATGATTAATCTTCGTGAAATAGTGCAGAAGAATAACGACAAGGATAATAATGCCGGTCACTAAGGCACCGGTTAAATAACTTAATCCCATATTATCGCTTAAGAAATCACCAAACGCAGTTCCAAGGCTGTTTGAAAAAAGAATAGCAACCCAGTAGTATACCTCTTTAGTCCTCTCAAAAATGGGATACACTTCAAGGTTCCAGTACTTCCTGTACCACAAAAATAGGGTTCCGGAAAGTCCGGTAATTAACAGTAGGCTTCCTACCAGATATCCTGCTTTCAGAGTTCTATCTATAAAATCGGAAATCTCCGTGCCTAATGTTGTGGTTCCTACAATCACCAGCCAGTAAATGGCGGGAATATATTTTTTAACCTTTAATTGAATGGATATGGTGGTTATGAAAAATAATAGAGTAACCGCAATTCCTACAGTATATCCAAGGTTAAGGGTCATAGAGATAAAGTCTCCTAGGGTTTCTCCAAGAGTTGTTGCTGTAATTTTCATCAGCCAGAAAAGAAGGGTGACAATGGCAACTTTGTTAAATGTTTGCATGATTTTTTATTCAAAGTTCCTAACCAATTTTGTAGAAATTTTGAATGTTTATTTTGTAAGGATTGATAAGATCTGCTAAATCAGCAAGATTAAAAATAATCTTCAACATCCGTGTAAATCTAAAGGTAATCTGTGGTGAAAAAATTAAACCACAAAAGACACAAAAGTTTTTAAACACTTTAGTTATTTAAGTCCAATTCATAATGTATAACAAGTACACATAAGCTTTTTAAAAATCAAAGATTTTTAAAAGATCTGCTAAATCAGCTCAATTTGCGAGAGCTAAAAATAATCCTCAACATCGGTGTAGATCTGAATAATCTGTGGTAAAAAATGAATCACAAAAGCTTTTTAAACAATTCATTTATCGTTCCGAAAGCTTAGCCACAAATGCACGAATGATCTTTCTGTAATGTCTTTTTTATCATTGTATTCGTGCATTCTTGGCTATAATATTTACCATTTTAAAAATCTGCTAAATCAGCTCAATCTGCGAGATTTAAAAATAATCCTCAACATCCGTGTAAATCTAAAGGTATTCTAAGACATATGCAAATTATATCTTGTTAAATTTACAAAAGGTTCTTCCCTTTTTACGACAGCAAATATTCTATATACAATTTTACAGCATACAGCATTGATAATAGAATTATGTGCTTTTCCCTGTTGTTTTTTTCTTTGGTAATAAGATTTTAATTCTTCATCATAAATTACGGCAGAATTAGCACCATTAAAAAGAATCGTTTTAATTCTTTTATTTCTAAGTTTACTTGTTTTAGTTTTGCCTTGAACACTTGTTCCTGATGTATGCTCAAAAGGAGCAATCCCTGCATAACAGTTGAATTTCCTTGGGTTTTGAAAACTTGTAAAATTATTCGTTAATACAATCATATAAGCTGCTGTGAGGAATCCAACCCCTTTCACTTTGGTTATTTTTTCAAAGTTTCGGTTGAGGTGTTGTTGATTATGGATTTCCTGTTTTATTTTTTCTTCAACTAATGCTATATTTTTATCCAGTTGCTGTATATGGCCCATAATATCATTAATTTCAAAACTTACATCAGCTATTTTATTGATCTGATAAAAAGCTTTTATCTCATTCTTGAACTGTGTTCTTACCTTTATCAAATGATTTCTGTAGGTAAGAAGATTTTTTATCTTAAGCAGTTCTTTACTGGGAAGGAGATAAGGTTTAAGTTCTTTGCAATATGTTTTTGCATACTTGGCAATCCTCCAGGCATCAACTCGATCATTCTTTCCTCTTTGTATTCCCTGACTTAATTTTATTTCGAGAGCCGGGACCTGATAATAGCTTATTTCTTGGCTTTCCAATATCCTGGCAAGGAGCAGCCCATAATTTCCTGTATTTTCAAAGCAATACCACAATTGAGCATTCTCTGGGATGTTTCTTGAAATCATACTTTCAATTCCTGATAGAGTATTTTCAACTTTAAAAAAAATGTCTTTCTCTTCAGAATCACTCATGATACAAACATCCAAGGTATCTTTGGAAATATCAATTCCTATAAAATAACTTTTCATAACTTTGGATTTAGGATTTATCCTGAATGAACCATTTTGAATAATGCTAAAACCTTTAATAAGCCTTAATGCTTAACATTCTAAATGGCAGATATTCAAAAGAGAAAATAAAGTCTGATACTCAGAATAGTTCTGTTCTGGAAATCTGTTTAGTTCACTTTATTTTCTCTGGTTCTTCAGAATATAATTATTATCTAATTTAATACTAATTCATTGTGTAAATCTAAAGGTAATCTGTGGTGAAAAAATTAAATTACAAAAGACACAAAAGTTTTTAAACACTTTAGTTATTTAAGTCCAATTCATAATGTATAACAAGTACACATAAGCTTTTTAAAAATCAAAGATTTTTAAAAGATCTGCTAAATCAGCTCAATTTGCGAGAGCTAAAAATAATCCTCAACATCGGTGTAGATCTGAATAATCTGTGGTAAAAAATGAATCACATAAGCTTTTTAAACAATTCATTTATCGTTCCGAAAGCTTAGCCACAAATGCACGAATGATCTTTCTGTAATGTCTTTTTTATCATTGTATTCGTGCATTCGTGGCTATAATATTTACCATTTTAAAAATCTGCTAAATCAGCCCAATCTGCGAGAGTTAAAAATAATCCTCAACATCCGTGTAAATCCATTTATGAAAAAGAAATAGAAAAAATATGGTAATTGTTATCAAAATGGTATTCTAAATTCCATTGCTGATGAATACAAATCTCCTTGATAATAGCTAATCCAAGCCCACTTCCATTATTATCTGTTGACGCTCTGGAAAATCTCTTGAATAAAGTATCTTTATTCAATGCAGCAGATCCCGAATTGGAAATAATCAGGTGCTTTTGAGTAAGTTCAATATTTGCCGTTCCATGAGATTGCGTATGCCTTACGATATTAATCAGGAAATTATTAATCAGAGTTTCTGCCAATGTTCTGTTACCTTTGATTGTGATTCCATCAGCAATTTGGGTGTGAAGTGAAATGCTTTTTTGGTCAAAATGTTCCTGAAACACCTCTATATTCTGATGAAGTATTTCACTCATCAATAGGCTTTCACTCTCTGCAAACTGAAAATTTTCAATTTTAGCGAGCAGCAACAGGTTTTTATTGATGCGGGCGCTACGGGTTAGCGCTCTATTGATCTCTTCTGCAATATGATATTGCTTTTCAGTGAGATCCTCATTTTGAAGCAGGATGTCCAGTTTATTTTTAATAATAGCTAGTGGAGTTTGCAGCTCATGAGAGGCATTTTCAGTGAATTCTTTCTGGGTTTTGTAGACAGAAACATTATGTTCTATCAGTTTCTTTAAGGACTGATTTAATTCTTCAAATTCTACAATATCAGAACGTTCAAATTCTATGGTATCCTGACTGTTCAGATTGAACGTCTTTAGCTTTTCCAATGTATTTCTGAATGGCCCCCATATAGAAGCTGAGAGTCTTCGGTTTAAAAACAAAAGTCCTAAAACAATCAACACGAAGAAAAAAACGGTGATTGCTGCAATCACTGCAATCGTTTCATGAGACTCTTCAATATTGGTTTCTACAGTAAAAAGATAAGGTTTTTGATTGATATAAATCACTTTTTTAAGGCAGCGGTAACGTTCAACCTCAGGCTGATCCTTAAATGTCTTTTGTTTCTCTGCCGTAAATGTTATATCTTTTTTTAGATGATTAAAGGGAATTTTTTCAATATCAGTTCCGGGTTGAATTCTATTCCAGAGAAGAATGCTTTTATCAAGTTCAGCCTCAGAGAGCTTTAGACGATTGAATCCATACGCTGTTTTCTCTGCAATCGTTATATTATGTTCATCCAGTTCACTTTCCCAGATTGTATCTACTACCCAGTAATAAACGGGGATGCTCGTGATCAGTATCACAAGAACATAGATCAGGAAGGGCTTTGTGGTTTTACTTAATAGAGGCTTCAACAATTTAAATTTATAATTAAGGTTAAAATTACAGGGTATTGAGTAGTTTTCTCTTTATTCTTCATCATTACTCATTACTCATGATTAATTAGCTATCTCCTTCCCATTTATACCCTGTTCCATATACTGTTTTTAAATAATGTTCACTGCCGGCATCATACAATTTCTTTTTCAAGTTTTTCACATGGGCATAAACAAAATCATGATTATCAAGCATATCGGCAAGATCACCGGAAAGATGCTCTGCCAGGGTACTTTTGGAGATTACTTTATTTTTGTTTCCGATAAAATAGATCAACAGGTCAAATTCCTTTTTAGTGAGGGCAATAGGTTGATTGTTAATTGCTACAGTTTTGGCCAATAGGTCGATTTGCAATTCATTTTGTTTGATAATATTGGAATTATTGAATTGTTTTCTTCTGATAATAGAATAAATTCGGGCCATAAGCTCTGAAAGATGGAAAGGTTTGGTCAGATAATCATCTGCCCCTAATTGCAATCCGGCAATCTTATCATCCAGTGCATTTTTTGCAGAAATGATAATTACACCATCCTGCTTATTCTGTTTTTTTAATTCTTCGAGTATTTTGAGCCCGTTTCCATCAGGAAGCATAATATCTAGTAGAATACAATCATATTGGAACACCTCTATTTTATTCAGTGCCTCATGAAATGTTGAAGCAAATTCGCATAAATAGTTTTCTCCCGAAAGATATTCGGCGATACTTTTAGCAAGTTCTGCTTCGTCTTCTATAATCAATATTTTCATGTGGCTAATTTACAGATTCAATTTTGAAGAAATTTTGAATACCTTAAAATAACCATTAAATACAATCTATTAAGCACCTAAAACAAAATGTTAAAGGTACCCATATCAAGACTCTCGTGAAACTATTGACTTTCCTATCCTATTGTAGAATAATAAGCTGGTTAAGTTCGCTTTTAAAGCAGCCCAATATAAACTCGGTGTAATATTTTTGTGCGTTAAATGCCTGTGTTTTCGGATGCAATTCCAGCTGTTTGGAAAGAATGACCTCTCCCTTATAGCTAAATGAGAAGAAAGAAAAGATTTTATAGGCTGAATTTCGGATAGGTGTTGCATACCCTGTAATCGCAATAGACCAATCCGTATTGAAAAGTTTAGCAACATTTAAAGCCATCGTTTCAGCAATATTTCTTGAAACACAGTCACAATTTTCGGCTTCTTCTTTATCAACATCCAGGAACTTTACTTTTTCGGGTAAAGTATAAGTGGTAATACCTCCTTTATAAAACAAAGAAGCATTAGGCATCTGTGAGAAAGCTAACTGCATCAAACCGGATGTAACACTTTCTGCTATTGAAATGGTTTCATTAGTGGTGATTAACGAATGGCTGATATATTCTAGTAAATTTTTTTGAAACTCCATGATAAATAATATTTTGTGGTGATTGAATAAGTATTAAAGCGTAATATATGGAAGGTTTTCCCTTCGCCCGGCTTGTAAAACTTTGAATATTAGATCTTTCAAATTTACAATCGAATAACTCACATTTTTATGACTTGAGTCATAAATCTCTGCTAAAACAGTATTTTCCTGTTCTCAATTCTAAGCATATTTTCTTTTTCCATTTTTTTCAAAACCCTTATCACTGTTTCTACACGTAGTCCTGTCAGATTGGCTATCTGTTGTCTTGTAAGCTGTACCTGAAAAGAATACTGGCAACTATCTTCCTGATAGCTTTTCAGGTATTCCATTAGTCCCTTTAACCTCTGAATAGGATTTTGGGATGCCATATTCTGAACCATGATGGTCTTATAATAAAGCTGCTGAGAAAGACATGAATTCATTTTTAAAGAAATATCCGGGTATTCTTTCAGAATTTCTAAAAAAACATTTTTAGGTAATCTTATAATTGTACTGGCCGTTATAGATACCGAATTAATTGGATAATATTTATCCAGAAAAATTAAAGGATCTCCAAAACTCTGCTTCTCTCCTAATATATTATGGATAAACTCCTTGCCTTCATCACTGTAATTATTGAGCTTCACCCTCCCTTTAATAATCTGAAAATAGTAAAGCGCGTGGTCTCCTTCTCTAAAAATCAATTCACCGGGTGTATACGTTTTAGTTTCTCCACCAAATGAATATAAAAGTTCTTCATCGATGTTCATACAGCTTACTGTCTTCATAGTTGTGCGCTTATTTTTTATCAGATATTAATGTTTAGTTTTTATAGGTAAATAATTCTAAGCAAATGTCACACCGCATTTTTATAAGAAATTGTTAATAAAAGTTAAATCCATAAATTCTTTTGAGAATAATTTAATTATTAAATAAAAACAAGATATATGTAAAATCGAAATTCGAGATTAATCTAAAAAAATAAAAGACCGCCGGAAAAGCAGTCTTTTATGTTATTATAGAAGCAAGTTTACTTTGCAAATTTTTTAGTGCCGGCGACACAAAGAATAACTCCTACCGTTACCCCAAGCATTCCCATACTTACCGGTTCGTGAAGCAGATAGGCAGCCAGTGCCAATCCAAAGAACGGTTGTAAAAGCTGTAACTGTCCTACCGTCGAAATACCACCCTGCGCGAGTCCTTTGTACCAAAAAATGAAGCCTATAAACATGCTGAATAAAGAAATATATCCCAATCCAAACCATCCTCTGAAACTCACATTTTCAATATGATCTGGAAAGTAAATAAAAAATAAAGGAATCATTAAAGGTAAAGATAAGACCAAAGCCCATGAAATAACCTGCCATCCACCCAAAGTTTTTGAGAGCTGAGCACCTTCAGCATATCCTAAACCGCATAAAATAATAGCAGCCAACATTAACAAGTCGCCTACAGGCGAAGCTGAAATTCCTTGTGAGACCGCAAAGCCTATTACAAGAAGACTACCTATAATAGAGAATAACCAAAATACAGGATGTGGACATTCACCCCCTCTTAATACTCCGAATATAGCGGTTGCCATAGGAAGCATTCCCAAAAAAACAATAGAATGAGCAGAAGTTAAATACTGTAATGCCAATGCCGAAAGTAAAGGAAAACCGATAACACAGCCTACAGATACCAATAATAATGGGAAGATCTGTTTTCTTATCGGACGTTTTTCTTTGTAAATTAATAAAACCGCCAAAGCGAGAATACCTGCGATCCCTGCTCTCGCAATTGTAACGAAAATAGGATCCATATCCATAACAGCCAGTTTGGTAGCAGGTAAAGAACCACTAAATAGAAGTACTCCTATAAAGCCATTGATCCAGCCATTAAGTGATTGATCTTTTGAGATTGTATTTGTTGTCATTGCATTTTTATTTAATAATTCAAAATTAGAAAGGAATAATAAATAAACACAGTCTCAGTTTTGTATATTTGCATGAGCACAGTTGAAATATGAACAAAGAATTTTTATATACCGAAATTACCAATGGACTCGCTTCTCAAATTAGAAACGGCCTCCTGAAGCCGGGAGATAAACTTCCTTCGGTACGAAACCTATGTCATGAGCATCAGATAAGTATGAATACCGCAAAGCGCGTATTCCTCGAATTGGAATCCCAATCTCTGATAGAATCCAAACCACAATCGGGCTATTTTGTGAGCCCGTCACTTTCTGTAAAACTACCCTTACCCGAAATAAGCCGCCCATCTTTAATTGCCAATAACAATGAACCCGATGAACTGATCAGTACGGTGTACGAAAATATGGGAAAAAGTAATCTTACTCTTTTCTCAATCGCGATTCCATCAGGTGATTTGCTTCCTCAGGCCAAACTTAAAAAAGAGATTATCAATGCAACCAGAGAACTTAAATCAGGAGGTGCAGAATATGAAGAGCTTCAGGGAAATTTAAAGTTAAGAAGAATGGTTGCCCAAAGATCATTGTCATGGGGTGGAAACTTTAATGAAAATGATCTGATCACCACAAATGGCGGAATGAATGCTTTGTCTTTTTGCCTAATGGCTTTAGGTAAACCTGGAGATACGATTGCTATAGAAAGCCCTTGCTATCCTGGGATTTTACAGCTGGCTACAGGTTTGGGGCTTAAAGTATTGGAACTTCCCACCCATCCTGCCCATGGAATTGAAATTGAAGCTCTTAAAAAAGCGATTCCAGATATTGATATCTGTTTGTTGATTCCTAATTTTAATACTCCCTTGGGAAGCTGCATGTCCGATGAACATAAAAAAGAAGTCGTAAAACTCCTTGCAGAAAACGGCATTCCCCTTATTGAAGATGATGTATATGGAGATATTTATTTTGGAGCACACCGTCCTAAATGCTGCAAATCTTTTGATAAAGAAGGAAATGTTTTGTACTGCAGTTCTATTTCCAAAACCCTGGCTCCAGGATATCGTGTCGGTTGGATAGCCCCCGGAAAATATAAAGATAAAATATTGAAGCTTAAGTTACTGCATTCCACATCATCGATTTCTATTGTCAATGAAGCTGTCGCTAACTTTTTAAAAACGGGACGGTATGACAAACATCTTCAGCAGCTTCGCAGAACATTACAAAGCAATTATCAGAATTATGTACAAACCATTGTGGAATCCTTTCCCGAAGGAACTAAAATAAGCAGACCTCAGGGCGGACTTTCCCTTTGGATAGAATTTGATAAAACCATACAGACCAGGAAATTGTATGATCTGGCTATTAAACAGGATATAAGTATTGCTCCTGGAAGGATGTTCAGCCTTCAGGATCAGTTTGAGAATTGCATGAGACTTTGTATAGGGCTTCCATGGTCTGAAACTATTCAGGAAAAATTAAAACAGGTAGGAGTTCTTGC from Chryseobacterium piperi encodes:
- a CDS encoding TonB-dependent receptor domain-containing protein, whose amino-acid sequence is MNRFKLLFFFLMVMLFSSAATAQVSSVTVSGMVTSAGKSALPYTNIMLKSAKDSVFVSGTITNEEGRYSLTDVKPGSYLVEASVPGYTTHTQVLFVGSLSEFLDIPPIEMGLNNNAREAKIEEVIMTANKKSEISNQLDKKTYSVADNISQSGGSVLQSIQNLPGITVQDGKVQLRGNDKVTVLIDGKQTALTGFGSQTGLDNIPSSAIDKIEIINNPSSKYDANGNAGIINIIMKKNKQNGWNGKVGLTLGLGSLWERKGNLPTIRPQYTSTPKINPSVSLNYRKDKINVFLQADNLYTETLNKNEFVTRTYDNGTVINSQLKRNRNTNFLTTKAGIDWNIDSQNTLTVSGMYGSEKITDRGDQPFFNGNLSQRLRLWQFLEDELKTTVMATAAYQHKFKEAGHLLNIGFNYTFHREDEKYFYDNFLPASSGTDAFKLLSDEQVYDFNIDYVKPLKYGRIEAGIKLRNRSIPTNMNFMPGTNSVIDANAGGWANYRELIPAVYGNYIFENKKWEAELGLRMEYVRIQYDVNPNHPTYSSDGYNYTQPFPNLRVAYKLNDRNKFSIFYNRRVDRPNEVDIRIFPKYDDAEIIKVGNPGLRPQFTNSIELGHKYNWDSGYLYSSIYHRFSNGTITRISSIVPESTLIYAIFQNAGKSYNSGLEAIWNQKVSTVYSFNINGNIYRNQINAFSVENLYPQPNVFSADQQSAVSGNVKLNNIFKFSKGINAQLTMVYLAPDIIPQGKIGSRFSMDLGAKKSIQNGKGEVFLNASDLLNTMVIKKQIQGAGFRYTSDDYYETQVIRLGYSYKF
- a CDS encoding PepSY-like domain-containing protein → MKKLIMLLTIVAGTVVMKAQKIQQKEIPASVQSALKKQFPDLKNVKWEKEKENYEAGFQSKGIIYSVLLNASGNIIETEVPVHIKDLPVPAREFILKKYPDHKIKEAAKITDSKGVETYEAEVNGMDLIFDTQGNFIKEIKD
- a CDS encoding IS110 family RNA-guided transposase; translated protein: MKSYFIGIDISKDTLDVCIMSDSEEKDIFFKVENTLSGIESMISRNIPENAQLWYCFENTGNYGLLLARILESQEISYYQVPALEIKLSQGIQRGKNDRVDAWRIAKYAKTYCKELKPYLLPSKELLKIKNLLTYRNHLIKVRTQFKNEIKAFYQINKIADVSFEINDIMGHIQQLDKNIALVEEKIKQEIHNQQHLNRNFEKITKVKGVGFLTAAYMIVLTNNFTSFQNPRKFNCYAGIAPFEHTSGTSVQGKTKTSKLRNKRIKTILFNGANSAVIYDEELKSYYQRKKQQGKAHNSIINAVCCKIVYRIFAVVKREEPFVNLTRYNLHMS
- a CDS encoding phosphatase PAP2 family protein, giving the protein MKHIFISLVLICIGFQNIKAQDSLLVTSPQDSVISSAPADINDTSHRLTYKKLIIPAALISYGIASLSIKGLQQLNSSTQYEISEHKPDPIQLDNYSQFAPAALVYGLNALGIKGKHNFRDRSIIYGTSLLISSAMVVPLKHITQEERPDGSNNLSFPSGHTAMAFASAQFMFREYKDTNFWLGISGYSFAVFTGVYRMLNNKHWFGDVVGGAGFGILSTELAYWLYPKINKILRGKKEKSQTMMMPFYQQGNVGIGLVKNF
- a CDS encoding sensor histidine kinase — translated: MKPLLSKTTKPFLIYVLVILITSIPVYYWVVDTIWESELDEHNITIAEKTAYGFNRLKLSEAELDKSILLWNRIQPGTDIEKIPFNHLKKDITFTAEKQKTFKDQPEVERYRCLKKVIYINQKPYLFTVETNIEESHETIAVIAAITVFFFVLIVLGLLFLNRRLSASIWGPFRNTLEKLKTFNLNSQDTIEFERSDIVEFEELNQSLKKLIEHNVSVYKTQKEFTENASHELQTPLAIIKNKLDILLQNEDLTEKQYHIAEEINRALTRSARINKNLLLLAKIENFQFAESESLLMSEILHQNIEVFQEHFDQKSISLHTQIADGITIKGNRTLAETLINNFLINIVRHTQSHGTANIELTQKHLIISNSGSAALNKDTLFKRFSRASTDNNGSGLGLAIIKEICIHQQWNLEYHFDNNYHIFSISFS
- a CDS encoding COG4705 family protein — translated: MQTFNKVAIVTLLFWLMKITATTLGETLGDFISMTLNLGYTVGIAVTLLFFITTISIQLKVKKYIPAIYWLVIVGTTTLGTEISDFIDRTLKAGYLVGSLLLITGLSGTLFLWYRKYWNLEVYPIFERTKEVYYWVAILFSNSLGTAFGDFLSDNMGLSYLTGALVTGIIILVVILLHYFTKINHVLLFWIAFVFTRPFGATFGDFLTKPLSSGGLNLGTLNASMVSVVLLVVMVMISHKKTVILNPQNQKF
- a CDS encoding response regulator transcription factor, which codes for MKILIIEDEAELAKSIAEYLSGENYLCEFASTFHEALNKIEVFQYDCILLDIMLPDGNGLKILEELKKQNKQDGVIIISAKNALDDKIAGLQLGADDYLTKPFHLSELMARIYSIIRRKQFNNSNIIKQNELQIDLLAKTVAINNQPIALTKKEFDLLIYFIGNKNKVISKSTLAEHLSGDLADMLDNHDFVYAHVKNLKKKLYDAGSEHYLKTVYGTGYKWEGDS